Proteins encoded in a region of the Xiphophorus couchianus chromosome 11, X_couchianus-1.0, whole genome shotgun sequence genome:
- the dynll2b gene encoding dynein, light chain, LC8-type 2b: MSDKKAVIKNADMSDEMQQDAVDCAMQAMEKYNIEKDIAAYVKKEFDKKYNPTWHCIVGRNFGSYVTHETKHFIYFYLGQVAILLFKSG, from the exons ATGTCTGACAAGAAGGCGGTGATCAAGAATGCAGACATGTCTGATGAAATGCAGCAGGATGCTGTAGACTGTGCCATGCAGGCAATGGAGAAGTACAACATAGAGAAGGATATCGCTGCCTATGTTAAAAAG GAGTTTGACAAGAAATACAATCCGACATGGCACTGCATCGTTGGCAGGAACTTTGGCAGCTATGTGACACACgaaactaaacatttcatttacttCTACTTGGGTCAGGTGGCCATCCTGCTGTTTAAGTCTGGCTAA
- the heatr6 gene encoding HEAT repeat-containing protein 6 codes for MSAPVGVSAPVFGSPAVPAFPSMALSAEAVPFSPGESDCSPPDSLSDAEKQFSRCAARLRALRPDCSQLREELNQLFDQLLSENYNRSCELPITIRPEDVCVLLKHTSGLVPLNQEHLVVKFCQLVHHLLNQLKVIMDGQTLDVLVNYTANALKQCSTWTHSDVLLALSTVVYGNGSLCHQLVSDLLCEDGIILQYSSPSQPNIELRHVALTCMANICLRIPGQPLLDDQYRSVCFRLFLKTLQSPKPPNTDDLFYCMVIQAALKGLQFCLSVGKWKFGGGEELGSVLAALKRLMFQGAPGLSVDWPEVIYPAPLSQYESLSPPRPTEPPKPLESPKEADKTGKASGKKKRKSKGKGKKTKHEESKVDDREEEDKEAVPEVCGGGGDISRNDVESLAKAPTSFLYPFWKLNSSESEFSDIEGNAQSKLRVYQCRVRQLALHCMLAVVKAVEKRTLYGYWSSFVPDSPAGGPPSLTLLTIILKDPSPKVRLCALQVLSAILDGSRQFLAAAEDTASPRTSYTPFSFMLAAAIRELHRGLSLALLAETSSQTLTQVTKCLAFLVTNAPYHRLRPGLLSQLWKQIRPYVRHRDVTVRGSVLRLYGAMVTAQAPLPEVQLLLQQPENLGGGSISGSVTPQDSALSWRHRNGAASPARTPAAFSQQNSSIHSPQLPHTPREEEKSSPWLLKLCVSLVTQPREEQSDHEGAEGGAALEPSPVRLEALQVLSHLVRGYFSLAQSSLYEIGQVSVRCLEETDPSIQLHSAKLLEEFGTGIIQQYRAENSIPESSKVPVNQVVEFWLEVLSGPLNAALQNEQHPTLQASACDTLASILPQAFAQLPDKTQLMCITVLLGLTYTENYLVKTAAVRALGVYILFPCLREDVMFVADTANIILAALDDRSTNVRAKAAWSLGNLTDTLIINMQNIGVDFQEELSDMLLLKMLQAATRASADRDKVKCNAVRALGNLLHFLRHSQMTRPVFQRPLEDAVRALVKTVQSEAAMKVRWNACYALGNAFRNSSLPLETAPWSQDAFSALCHVVTSCKNFKVRIKSAAALTVPAQRSCYGDTKRFSCVWRSLAAALENSEDAVDFLDYRYSASLRHTLSEALLHLLSLGTLQDMPELSALLAGEEGRGIREHLIKYLKAEEGEGKTGGENEAGEERNSGEESGQLQQRLGRLQETLVRLKSLKVEEEGGEQEKDVVVHFLEDLLKICEEF; via the exons ATGTCGGCTCCTGTCGGGGTGTCGGCACCGGTGTTCGGCAGTCCTGCCGTCCCTGCCTTCCCGTCCATGGCTCTGTCGGCCGAAGCCGTTCCGTTCAGTCCCGGAGAGTCGGACTGCTCGCCGCCAGACTCTCTGTCGGACGCGGAGAAGCAGTTTTCCCGCTGCGCCGCAAGGCTTCGAGCCCTGAGGCCAGACTGCAGCCAGCTGAGAGAGGAGCTCAATCAGCTGTTTGACCAGCTGCTTTCAGAGAACTACAACAGGAGCTGCGAGCTTCCCATCACCATCCGACCAGAG gatgtgtgtgttttgctaaAGCACACCAGTGGCCTCGTACCTTTGAATCAAGAACATTTAGTTGTTAAATTCTGTCAActtgttcatcacctcctcAATCAGCTGAAG GTTATAATGGATGGACAGACACTGGATGTGCTGGTAAACTATACTGCCAATGCCCTGAAACAGTGCAGTACATGGACACACTCAGATGTTCTCTTGGCACTTTCCACAGTTGTGTATGGTAATGGATCTCTGTGCCACCAG CTTGTCAGTGACCTGCTGTGTGAAGATGGAATCATTCTGCAGTATAGTTCTCCTTCCCAGCCAAATATCGAGTTGAGGCACGTTGCGCTCACCTGCATGGCCAACATCTGCCTCAG GATTCCCGGTCAGCCACTTTTGGACGATCAGTACAGAAGTGTTTGTTTCAGACTTTTTCTGAAGACACTGCAGTCACCCAAACCTCCCAACACCGATGATCTCTTCTACTGCATG GTCATCCAGGCTGCTCTGAAGGGACTTCAGTTCTGTCTGTCAGTTGGGAAGTGGAAAtttggaggaggagaggagcttGGATCTGTACTGGCTGCACTGAAG AGGCTCATGTTCCAGGGAGCCCCTGGTTTGAGTGTCGACTGGCCAGAGGTAATTTACCCAGCGCCTCTTTCGCAGTATGAAAGTCTCTCTCCACCAAGGCCTACTGAACCACCAAAACCTTTAGAATCACCAAAGGAGGCTGATAAGACTGGAAAAGCTTCAGGA aaaaaaaagaggaaatcgaaaggaaaaggaaagaaaacaaaacatgaagaaagCAAAGTGGAtgacagagaggaggaagataAAGAAGCGGTGCCTGAAGTCTGCGGAGGCGGAGGGGACATCAGCAGAAATGATGTGGAGAGCCTAGCCAAAGCGCCCACCTCATTTCTCTACCCGTTCTGGAAGCTGAACAGTTCTGAATCCGAGTTTTCAGACATCGAAGGAAACGCACAAAGCAAATTAAG aGTTTACCAGTGCCGTGTTCGTCAGTTAGCGCTGCACTGCATGCTAGCAGTAGTGAAAGCTGTCGAGAAGAGAACTCTGTATGGTTACTGGTCCTCCTTCGTCCCTGACTCTCCTGCTGGTGGACCCCCATCTCTAACTCTCCTTACAATTATACTAAAGGACCCCTCACCAAAG GTGCGACTGTGTGCGCTTCAGGTGCTGTCGGCCATCTTGGATGGCTCTCGGCAGTTTCTGGCAGCGGCTGAAGACACGGCATCACCTCGAACGTCTTACACCCCGTTCTCCTTCATGCTAGCTgctgctatcagagagctgcaCCGCGGCCTCAGCCTGGCTCTCCTGGCTGAAACGTCCTCTCAAACACTAACACAGGTCACAAAG TGCCTGGCGTTCCTGGTGACCAACGCTCCCTATCATCGCCTCAGACCTGGCCTGCTGAGCCAGCTCTGGAAACAGATTCGTCCTTATGTGCGCCACAGAG ATGTGACTGTACGCGGGTCTGTGCTGAGACTCTACGGGGCGATGGTAACGGCTCAGGCCCCACTCCCTGAGGTGCagcttctcctccagcagcCAGAAAACCTCGGCGGCGGCAGCATCTCCGGCTCGGTAACACCGCAGGACTCTGCTCTCAGCTGGAGACACAGGAACGGAGCGGCCTCGCCTGCTCGGACACCAGCAGCTTTCTCCCAACAAAACTCAAGCATACATTCCCCCCAGCTTCCTCACACAccgagagaggaggagaagtcGTCACCGTGGCTGTTGAAGCTGTGCGTTTCTCTGGTGACTCAGCCCAGAGAGGAGCAGTCAGACCATGAGGGAGCTGAAGGAGGCGCTGCTTTAGAGCCCTCTCCTGTTCGACTAGAAGCTCTGCAG gttttgtCCCATCTGGTACGCGGCTATTTCTCTCTTGCTCAATCAAGCCTGTATGAGATCGGGCAGGTGAGCGTTCGGTGCCTCGAGGAGACAGACCCCTCCATACAGCTACACAGTGCAAAG cTACTAGAAGAGTTTGGTACAGGAATAATCCAACAGTACAGAGCTGAGAACAGTATTCCTGAAAGCTCTAAGGTTCCTGTGAACCAG GTGGTGGAGTTTTGGTTAGAAGTGTTGAGTGGGCCACTAAATGCAGCACTACAAAACGAACAACATCCCACGCTACAGGCAAGCGCCTGCGACACGCTCGCCTCCATCCTGCCACAGGCCTTCGCTCAGCTGCCT GATAAAACCCAGCTGATGTGCATCACCGTGCTGCTGGGCCTGACCTACACCGAGAACTATCTGGTGAAGACTGCAGCCGTCAGGGCTTTGGGAGTTTACATACTGTTCCCTTGTTTGAGAGAG GATGTGATGTTTGTGGCTGATACTGCGAACATTATCCTCGCCGCCCTTGATGACCGATCTACAAACGTCCGTGCAAAAGCTGCGTGGTCTTTGGGAAACCTCACAGACACACTTATCATTAATAT GCAGAATATAGGTGTGGATTTCCAGGAAGAATTGTCCGACATGCTTCTGCTGAAGATGCTGCAGGCAGCAACTCGAGCATCTGCAGACAGAGAcaag GTGAAGTGCAATGCAGTGCGAGCTCTTGGAAATCTGCTTCATTTCCTGCGTCACAGTCAGATGACTCGGCCTGTTTTCCAACGTCCACTGGAAGACGCGGTTCGTGCTCTGGTCAAAACCGTCCAGTCGGAAGCAGCTATGAAAGTCAGGTGGAATGCCTGCTATGCACTGGGAAATGCCTTCAGAAATTCCTCCCTGCCACTTG AAACGGCTCCATGGTCTCAGGATGCCTTCTCCGCCCTCTGCCATGTGGTCACCTCCTGCAAAAACTTCAAAGTCCGCATCAAGTCGGCTGCCGCCCTCACGGTGCCAGCCCAGCGCAGCTGCTACGGTGACACAAAGCGCTTCAGTTGCGTGTGGCGCTCTCTGGCCGCAGCCCTGGAAAACAGCGAAGACGCGGTCGACTTTCTGGATTACCGCTACAGCGCCAGCCTGCGACACACGCTCTCCGAGGCTCTGTTGCACCTGCTCAGCCTCGGCACGCTGCAGGACATGCCTGAACTCAGCGCGTTGTTGGCTGGGGAGGAGGGCAGGGGCATCAGAGAGCATTTAATCAAGTATCTTAAAGcggaggaaggagaaggaaaaacaggaggagaaaaTGAAGCAGGAGAAGAGAGGAACTCTGGGGAGGAGAGTGGACAACTGCAGCAAAGACTGGGTCGACTCCAGGAGACACTTGTCAGACTTAAGAGCCTGAAGGTtgaagaggagggaggggagcAGGAGAAGGATGTGGTGGTTCATTTCCTCGAGGATCTGTTGAAGATATGTGAGGAGTTTTAG